In the Adlercreutzia equolifaciens DSM 19450 genome, one interval contains:
- a CDS encoding hemolysin family protein, whose amino-acid sequence MSKTDDTANSKPAFLDFLRPKRESVTEDEIKDMVAENIELLEDEKRMINDILDLADMTVREIMKPRVDMIMAEDTEPARAALDRMRGTGYSRLPVYHEEVDEVIGLVSYKDLIGPLLDGRIEDPVAEFMYEPLYVPETKNVLKLLSELQEARMQMAIVVDEYGGTDGLITMEDIIEEIVGEIADETDNDRDLIVLVEPNQWRVDGRFPVEDAVELGWPVEESDDYETLAGWIIHELDSVPRVGDELLVDGYAFKVVKMRRSRISIVQVKKLPSVSCEESVTTA is encoded by the coding sequence ATGAGTAAAACAGACGACACTGCAAATTCGAAGCCGGCCTTCCTCGATTTCCTGCGCCCCAAACGCGAAAGCGTTACGGAGGACGAGATCAAGGACATGGTGGCCGAGAATATCGAGCTTCTCGAAGACGAGAAGCGCATGATCAACGACATCCTCGATTTGGCCGACATGACGGTGCGCGAAATCATGAAGCCGCGCGTCGACATGATCATGGCCGAGGACACCGAACCGGCCCGCGCGGCGCTCGACCGCATGCGCGGCACGGGCTATTCCCGCCTGCCGGTCTATCACGAGGAAGTGGACGAGGTCATAGGCCTCGTGTCCTACAAAGACCTCATCGGCCCTCTGCTGGACGGCCGCATCGAAGACCCGGTGGCTGAGTTCATGTACGAGCCGCTTTACGTGCCCGAGACGAAAAACGTGCTGAAGCTTTTGTCGGAGCTGCAAGAGGCCCGCATGCAGATGGCTATCGTCGTGGACGAGTACGGCGGCACCGACGGCCTCATCACCATGGAGGACATCATCGAGGAGATCGTTGGCGAGATTGCCGACGAGACCGACAACGATCGCGACCTCATTGTGCTTGTCGAGCCGAACCAGTGGCGCGTCGACGGTCGCTTTCCCGTGGAGGATGCGGTGGAGCTCGGCTGGCCCGTGGAAGAATCCGACGACTACGAGACGCTTGCGGGTTGGATCATCCACGAGCTGGACTCCGTGCCCCGGGTGGGCGACGAGCTGCTGGTCGACGGCTACGCCTTCAAGGTGGTGAAGATGCGCCGCTCGCGCATTTCCATCGTGCAGGTGAAGAAGTTGCCATCGGTAAGTTGTGAAGAGTCGGTAACGACTGCCTGA
- a CDS encoding potassium channel family protein codes for MSNVIVVGCGRVGSQLANMLSDNGNNVCCIDKNADAFANLGRNFNGSTVQGVGFDEDVLIRAGVEECDVLAAVTQLDNTNLMCAEVANHLFGVPHVISRLYNPDHERAYMQLGIDYVCGTSLVAEDVFSKIVSGHGSHIDTFGEFEVLRFTLDLSSRDNAKTIRVSELERDHEVRIIAFERADGSASSIPTPDSLLYAGDSILACVRHDVIAPFSRYILD; via the coding sequence ATGAGCAACGTGATTGTGGTCGGGTGCGGGCGCGTGGGGTCGCAGCTGGCCAATATGCTCTCGGACAATGGCAACAACGTCTGCTGCATCGACAAGAACGCCGATGCCTTCGCGAACCTCGGCCGTAACTTCAACGGCAGCACCGTGCAGGGCGTGGGCTTCGACGAGGACGTGCTCATCCGCGCCGGCGTGGAAGAGTGCGATGTGCTGGCCGCCGTCACCCAGCTGGACAACACGAACCTCATGTGCGCGGAGGTGGCCAACCATCTGTTCGGCGTGCCCCACGTCATCTCGCGCCTGTACAATCCCGACCACGAGCGCGCCTATATGCAGCTGGGCATCGACTACGTCTGCGGCACGTCGCTGGTGGCCGAGGATGTGTTCTCGAAGATTGTGTCAGGCCACGGCTCCCACATTGACACGTTCGGTGAATTCGAAGTGCTCCGGTTCACGCTGGACCTCTCCAGCCGCGACAACGCCAAAACGATCCGCGTCTCGGAACTTGAGCGCGATCACGAGGTGCGCATTATCGCCTTCGAACGCGCCGATGGCTCCGCGTCCTCCATCCCGACTCCCGATTCGCTGCTGTACGCGGGCGACTCCATTCTCGCTTGCGTGCGCCACGACGTTATCGCGCCGTTCTCGCGTTATATTCTGGATTAG
- a CDS encoding potassium channel family protein, whose amino-acid sequence MYIVIAGGGKIGSYLAGIMLKSGNEVAVIEQRLATADRLSVQLTGPYLVIHGDGCDSRYQEDAGIRQADVFVATTGQDDSNLVSCEIAQRVFRVPRCIARVNNPKNERIFREVGIECVSSTTLIANLIEEEALLGSVSVVSSLTHGNVALAEVMVPRMRHFSNEDGVLIDEVPLPDNAIIAAIASGGDVEVANDETVLHPGDKAIVVADEDVLDDVRLAFRGL is encoded by the coding sequence ATGTACATCGTTATCGCCGGCGGAGGCAAAATCGGTTCCTACTTGGCTGGCATCATGTTGAAGAGCGGCAACGAGGTGGCGGTCATCGAGCAAAGGCTCGCCACGGCCGACCGCCTCTCCGTGCAGCTGACTGGGCCATACCTCGTCATTCACGGCGACGGCTGCGACTCGCGCTACCAAGAGGACGCGGGCATCCGCCAGGCCGATGTGTTCGTGGCCACCACGGGCCAGGACGATTCGAATCTCGTATCCTGCGAAATCGCCCAGCGCGTGTTCCGCGTGCCCCGCTGCATCGCTCGCGTGAACAATCCGAAAAACGAGCGCATCTTCCGCGAAGTGGGCATCGAATGCGTGTCCTCTACGACGCTCATCGCGAACCTCATCGAGGAGGAGGCGCTCTTGGGATCGGTGTCCGTCGTGTCGTCGCTGACTCATGGCAACGTGGCTCTGGCCGAGGTGATGGTGCCGCGCATGCGCCACTTCTCCAATGAGGACGGCGTGCTCATCGACGAGGTGCCGCTGCCGGACAACGCGATCATTGCCGCCATTGCCAGCGGGGGCGATGTGGAAGTGGCCAACGACGAGACGGTGCTGCATCCGGGGGACAAGGCCATCGTAGTGGCGGACGAGGACGTGCTGGACGACGTGCGGCTGGCGTTTCGGGGGCTCTAG
- a CDS encoding DUF2207 family protein, producing the protein MDLLASVETDGSVHMTDQRIFDLTEGESAPERLKWLYDGFIEGAEVTIERVRMAPVDGDGALAGEWTELPETTFLLPWRGGGGPEHDAWAYDKFQHTLYAFVDAMPERVMFEVVYRVEDAIEAFDDAADFQWLYVPQDYDVALADVRAEVVLPVAADDSVKVMENVYAWGHGPADGEVDIRSDGTVIFTDPAVEPTMYAKARVMFPVEWLTNLSEEARLANQGTLQYYWTSRYEETWVDTDTSQEVIRLGLALGLLGLSAALLLAALIVWWRWGRERPPAFRDDYWMNPPADAMAPAVLGRLWRWNHESPDDIVATVLDMVRRGVLEVRDDELVIPAAGEEPAKRVESGSPAALAAPRAADVGADDAPDAADAVNAEQAALDAATLRLLRMVATGGRTLSRAKLSALAHEHPRDLLEASAAWQRCLTALVEPYGFFDTASRRAQHVVLGAAIFLAVIAVAAIIWVSWRAGVLALATAAAMGVLGNYTMRRSPEGNDIAAHAKALRNWMRDGGWSLEGDKLAPDERAALIPYAYLFGALKSLGFGASADAEGADAGDAAMAVRGKAPMAAGVAAAVAAPAAAPADEAAFLAALAPVFSQSLDEALRAAHKRAEVS; encoded by the coding sequence GTGGACTTGCTGGCATCGGTGGAGACCGACGGGTCGGTGCACATGACCGATCAGCGCATCTTCGACCTCACGGAAGGGGAGAGCGCGCCGGAGCGGTTGAAGTGGCTCTACGATGGGTTCATCGAAGGGGCTGAGGTTACTATCGAACGGGTGCGCATGGCGCCGGTGGATGGCGATGGTGCGCTTGCCGGGGAGTGGACGGAGCTTCCCGAGACGACGTTCCTTTTGCCCTGGCGCGGCGGTGGAGGGCCCGAGCACGATGCGTGGGCCTACGACAAGTTTCAACATACGCTCTACGCCTTTGTGGACGCCATGCCCGAGCGCGTCATGTTCGAGGTGGTCTACCGCGTGGAAGACGCCATCGAGGCCTTCGACGACGCGGCCGACTTCCAATGGCTTTATGTTCCCCAGGACTACGATGTGGCCCTGGCCGATGTGCGAGCAGAAGTGGTGCTGCCTGTGGCGGCCGACGATTCCGTGAAGGTCATGGAAAACGTTTATGCGTGGGGTCACGGCCCTGCCGATGGCGAGGTGGACATCCGCTCCGACGGTACGGTGATCTTCACGGATCCTGCGGTCGAGCCCACGATGTACGCCAAAGCGCGGGTGATGTTCCCCGTCGAGTGGCTGACGAACCTGAGCGAGGAGGCGCGCCTGGCGAATCAGGGCACCCTGCAGTACTACTGGACGAGCCGTTACGAGGAAACGTGGGTCGATACGGATACGTCTCAGGAGGTCATTCGTCTTGGGCTGGCTTTGGGACTGCTGGGCTTGTCTGCGGCGTTGCTGCTGGCGGCGCTCATCGTTTGGTGGCGCTGGGGCCGAGAGCGGCCGCCGGCGTTTCGCGACGATTATTGGATGAACCCGCCTGCCGACGCCATGGCGCCAGCCGTGCTCGGTCGTCTATGGCGCTGGAACCACGAGAGCCCCGACGACATAGTAGCCACGGTGCTCGATATGGTGCGTCGCGGTGTTCTTGAAGTGCGAGACGATGAGCTGGTCATACCTGCCGCGGGAGAGGAGCCGGCGAAGAGGGTCGAGAGTGGGTCGCCCGCCGCCCTTGCTGCGCCTCGGGCCGCTGATGTTGGTGCGGATGATGCGCCCGACGCGGCTGACGCGGTCAACGCAGAGCAGGCCGCCCTCGATGCGGCCACGCTGCGGCTGCTGCGCATGGTCGCCACGGGCGGTCGGACACTCAGCCGCGCCAAGCTTTCCGCTTTGGCCCACGAACATCCGCGCGATCTTTTGGAGGCCAGCGCGGCCTGGCAGCGTTGCCTCACCGCTTTGGTTGAGCCCTACGGCTTCTTCGATACAGCCTCCCGTCGCGCTCAGCATGTCGTTTTGGGGGCAGCGATTTTCCTGGCGGTTATCGCGGTAGCGGCCATCATTTGGGTCAGCTGGCGTGCTGGCGTGCTCGCTCTGGCCACGGCGGCGGCCATGGGGGTGCTCGGCAACTACACCATGCGGCGCTCCCCCGAGGGCAACGACATCGCCGCCCATGCCAAGGCCTTGCGCAACTGGATGCGCGATGGCGGCTGGTCGCTCGAGGGCGACAAGCTCGCTCCCGACGAGCGCGCGGCGCTCATTCCGTATGCCTATCTGTTCGGTGCGCTGAAATCCCTCGGATTCGGTGCTTCCGCAGACGCAGAGGGCGCCGATGCCGGGGATGCCGCCATGGCGGTTCGGGGGAAGGCCCCGATGGCTGCCGGCGTCGCTGCTGCCGTCGCCGCCCCTGCCGCTGCCCCTGCCGATGAAGCGGCGTTCCTCGCCGCCCTGGCTCCAGTGTTTTCCCAATCCTTAGACGAAGCGTTACGTGCCGCCCATAAGCGTGCTGAAGTATCATAG
- a CDS encoding shikimate kinase, which produces MKEKSFEPGRDNIVLIGMPGAGKSTLGIVLAKILCMDFVDADLLIQQSCDKSLQRLIDTLGPDAFLEIENQVLSEMSFEHSVIATGGSAIYSEPAMNHLSEIGRVVYLKISFDELKCRLADFSERGVVMRDGIGMSLRDLYDERLPLYEKYADITVDVNDLSITAAARKVAAALK; this is translated from the coding sequence ATGAAAGAGAAGTCCTTCGAACCCGGTCGCGACAACATCGTGCTCATCGGCATGCCCGGTGCGGGCAAGTCGACCTTGGGCATCGTGCTGGCGAAGATTCTCTGCATGGATTTCGTCGACGCCGATCTGCTCATTCAGCAGTCCTGCGACAAATCGCTCCAGCGTCTCATCGACACTCTGGGTCCCGATGCCTTCCTCGAGATTGAAAACCAGGTGCTTTCCGAAATGTCCTTCGAGCATTCCGTCATCGCCACCGGCGGCTCGGCCATCTACAGCGAGCCGGCCATGAACCACCTGTCCGAGATCGGCCGCGTGGTGTATCTGAAGATCAGCTTCGACGAGCTGAAGTGCCGTCTGGCCGACTTCTCCGAGCGCGGCGTGGTTATGCGCGACGGCATCGGCATGAGCCTGCGCGACCTCTACGACGAGCGCCTGCCGCTCTACGAGAAGTACGCCGACATCACTGTGGATGTGAACGATCTGTCCATCACCGCCGCCGCCCGCAAGGTCGCCGCCGCCCTGAAGTAG
- a CDS encoding alanine/glycine:cation symporter family protein, giving the protein MADLNEMLVAWTGEIDSFMYTYILVILLVFVGVYYTIRTKAVQIRYIKDMFTQLTEKKHVQGEKSISSFQALMVSTASRVGTGNIAGIATAVATGGPGAIFWMWLMALIGAASAFIESTLAQIYKIRGKEGEFRGGPAYYIQQGLGQRWLGIIFAWALILCFAFGFNGLQAFNMTSALEYYIPDYATNGTAVGVGIVLIVFTAFVIFGGAKRISIITSIIVPIMAIAYILIALWTTIANIGELPAVFGTIFQSAFNFQSIAGGFAGSVVMLGIKRGLFSNEAGMGSAPNAAATASVSHPVKQGLVQSLSVYIDTLLICTCSAMMVMVFWVQDPEAAMALNGMPLVQMAVNNAIGEVGIHFITFAIFAFAFSSLIGNYFYAETNFRYIFKNTKWGMLIFRVLCLAAIFYGCVNSFDLAWNLADIFMGFMAIINLVAILLLGKWALAALDDYTRQRKEGKDPVFIAASVPGMPACECWTTADLPNFGDNPVEEYIEEAASLDSEGLR; this is encoded by the coding sequence ATGGCCGATTTGAACGAGATGCTCGTCGCTTGGACTGGTGAGATCGACTCCTTTATGTACACCTACATTTTGGTGATCTTGCTGGTATTCGTGGGCGTCTACTACACCATCCGCACCAAGGCGGTGCAAATTCGCTACATCAAGGACATGTTCACTCAGCTGACGGAGAAAAAGCATGTCCAGGGCGAGAAATCCATCTCGTCCTTCCAGGCCCTCATGGTGTCCACCGCCTCGCGCGTGGGCACGGGCAACATCGCCGGCATCGCCACGGCCGTGGCCACGGGCGGTCCGGGCGCCATCTTCTGGATGTGGCTCATGGCGCTTATCGGCGCGGCTTCGGCCTTCATCGAGTCCACGCTCGCGCAGATCTACAAGATTCGCGGCAAGGAAGGCGAGTTCCGCGGCGGTCCGGCCTACTACATTCAGCAGGGCCTGGGGCAGCGCTGGCTCGGCATCATCTTCGCCTGGGCGCTCATCCTGTGCTTCGCCTTCGGCTTCAACGGCCTGCAGGCCTTCAACATGACTTCGGCGCTCGAGTACTACATCCCCGACTACGCCACCAACGGCACGGCGGTCGGCGTGGGCATCGTGCTCATCGTGTTCACCGCTTTCGTCATTTTCGGCGGCGCGAAGCGCATCTCCATCATCACCTCCATCATCGTGCCCATCATGGCCATCGCCTACATTCTCATTGCGCTGTGGACCACGATCGCCAACATCGGCGAGCTGCCGGCCGTGTTCGGCACCATCTTCCAGTCGGCCTTCAACTTCCAGTCCATCGCGGGCGGCTTTGCCGGCTCGGTGGTTATGCTCGGCATCAAGCGCGGTCTGTTCTCCAATGAGGCCGGCATGGGCTCGGCCCCGAACGCCGCCGCCACCGCCAGCGTGTCGCATCCGGTGAAGCAGGGCCTCGTGCAGAGCCTGTCCGTGTACATCGATACGCTGCTCATTTGCACCTGCTCGGCTATGATGGTCATGGTGTTCTGGGTGCAGGATCCCGAGGCCGCCATGGCGCTCAACGGCATGCCGCTCGTGCAGATGGCCGTGAACAACGCCATCGGCGAGGTGGGCATCCACTTCATCACCTTCGCGATCTTCGCCTTCGCGTTCTCCAGCCTCATCGGCAACTACTTCTATGCCGAGACGAACTTCCGCTACATCTTCAAGAATACCAAGTGGGGCATGCTCATCTTCCGCGTGCTGTGTCTGGCCGCCATCTTCTACGGCTGCGTGAACAGCTTCGATCTGGCGTGGAATTTGGCCGACATCTTCATGGGCTTCATGGCCATCATCAACCTTGTGGCCATTCTGCTGCTCGGCAAGTGGGCCTTGGCCGCGCTGGATGACTACACTCGCCAGCGCAAGGAGGGCAAGGATCCGGTGTTCATCGCTGCCAGCGTGCCCGGCATGCCCGCCTGCGAGTGCTGGACCACCGCGGATCTGCCGAACTTCGGCGACAATCCGGTGGAGGAGTACATCGAGGAAGCCGCATCGCTCGACTCGGAGGGCTTGAGGTAA
- the mobB gene encoding molybdopterin-guanine dinucleotide biosynthesis protein B: MIDIPSPAVAVVGRHNSGKTTLIERLIAELVGRGLDVGSIKHHSHRGFDIDIPGKDSYRHRAAGASETVIAAPGQVARIKTVEDEVECSELVRSMPNHDIIVVEGYRKSGLPTIEIMRSGNEADCRAARLFVKAAREGLPLTTDFTQLGRAVDRAGDGAGRDGACDGAGEMPGAGEVPGASDYSAAADAAAKMPSTNTVAVVTDIPHAEEAAALYGIPAIGLEDVAALADFLSEHYVRPRVTVVIQAGGESRRMGQSKATVPFAGRPLICRLVERLSPVADELIITTNEADKLGFLHDMYPDLTIRLVGDAYAERGALPGLYTALAAAENPYVAVVACDMVFASARLVVAEALAMHESGADVVAPSNKHGFEPMHAMYRKEGCLGAVHARTERGEKRVQSFFDDPAVTVLPFNQDRVLEVEPRGGCFINANTPDELARIEQSYLGE, from the coding sequence ATGATCGATATTCCAAGTCCGGCTGTGGCCGTCGTGGGGCGGCACAACTCCGGCAAAACGACGCTCATCGAGCGGCTTATCGCCGAGCTGGTGGGCCGCGGGCTCGACGTGGGCTCCATCAAGCACCATTCCCATCGCGGGTTCGACATCGATATTCCCGGTAAGGACTCCTACCGCCACAGGGCCGCCGGCGCCTCCGAGACGGTTATTGCGGCCCCAGGGCAGGTGGCGCGCATCAAGACCGTGGAAGACGAGGTGGAGTGCAGCGAGCTGGTGCGCTCGATGCCGAACCACGACATTATCGTGGTGGAGGGCTACCGCAAAAGCGGGTTGCCAACCATCGAGATCATGCGCTCGGGTAACGAGGCCGACTGCCGTGCGGCTCGCCTGTTCGTGAAGGCGGCCCGGGAGGGTCTGCCTTTGACGACGGACTTCACGCAGCTGGGGCGCGCGGTCGACCGCGCGGGCGACGGGGCTGGGCGCGACGGGGCCTGCGACGGCGCGGGCGAGATGCCGGGTGCGGGCGAAGTACCGGGCGCGTCCGACTACTCGGCTGCCGCCGATGCTGCGGCCAAGATGCCTTCTACCAACACGGTGGCTGTGGTGACCGATATCCCCCATGCCGAGGAGGCTGCGGCGCTCTATGGCATTCCCGCCATCGGCCTTGAAGATGTGGCCGCTTTGGCCGATTTCCTTTCCGAGCACTACGTGCGGCCGCGCGTCACGGTGGTCATCCAGGCCGGTGGCGAGTCGCGGCGCATGGGCCAGTCGAAGGCGACGGTGCCCTTTGCGGGACGTCCCCTCATCTGCCGTCTTGTCGAGCGTCTGTCGCCCGTGGCCGATGAGCTTATCATCACCACCAACGAAGCCGATAAGCTGGGCTTTCTCCATGATATGTACCCCGATCTGACCATTAGGCTCGTGGGCGACGCCTATGCGGAACGAGGCGCTTTGCCCGGGCTCTATACCGCGCTTGCTGCTGCCGAGAACCCGTACGTGGCCGTTGTGGCCTGCGACATGGTGTTCGCGAGTGCGCGTTTGGTGGTGGCCGAGGCGCTTGCCATGCACGAGAGCGGAGCCGACGTGGTGGCGCCGTCCAACAAGCACGGCTTCGAGCCGATGCACGCCATGTACCGCAAGGAAGGGTGCCTCGGCGCTGTTCACGCCCGCACCGAGCGCGGGGAGAAGCGCGTGCAGAGCTTCTTCGACGACCCGGCGGTTACGGTGCTGCCCTTCAACCAGGATCGTGTCCTGGAAGTTGAGCCCCGCGGCGGCTGCTTCATCAATGCCAACACGCCCGATGAGCTTGCTCGCATCGAGCAGTCCTATCTCGGCGAATAG
- a CDS encoding 4Fe-4S binding protein: protein MPNLNDIMEMMDALETKAIITIPTFCVAVRNRHSSCRKCADVCLADAFTIEKNELNIDAGACVACGACVAVCPTSALVPMDPMPDDLAGAVAETTNAADGLTVIACARKAARNVGDPDKYAVVPCLARMEEELLVELVARGVPEICLVDGDCRTCKYRGAVAAIDDTVESTRALIEAMGSDAQITRTSEFPASVQVEDMRKAVGAARREFFTSSGHYAKDVAKSAAEKVVNEKLAQLHLQKQEQTLREKLGVKNGAGKMPTIEAERNIAILDAMSRIGDPDEPAVDEMFTRIFGDIAIDAEKCSGCGMCVMFCPTDALRKAVDRHPDEGKAYLEFQVSDCVQCNLCADACLKKCIEIVPVVSMEELFDFEPRLVEISAAKKGNKLFNRNK, encoded by the coding sequence ATGCCGAACTTGAACGATATCATGGAGATGATGGACGCCTTGGAGACGAAGGCGATCATTACGATTCCCACGTTCTGCGTCGCTGTGCGCAACCGTCATTCCTCGTGCCGCAAGTGCGCCGATGTGTGTCTGGCCGACGCCTTCACGATTGAGAAGAACGAGCTGAACATCGACGCTGGGGCGTGCGTGGCCTGCGGGGCCTGCGTGGCGGTGTGTCCTACCTCGGCGTTGGTTCCCATGGATCCGATGCCCGACGACTTGGCCGGCGCTGTGGCCGAGACGACCAACGCGGCTGATGGCCTGACGGTCATCGCCTGCGCCCGCAAGGCGGCTCGCAACGTGGGCGACCCCGATAAGTACGCAGTGGTGCCCTGCCTCGCCCGCATGGAGGAAGAGCTGCTCGTGGAACTGGTGGCCCGCGGCGTTCCGGAGATCTGTCTGGTGGACGGCGACTGCCGTACCTGCAAGTATCGAGGCGCGGTGGCCGCCATCGACGACACGGTTGAGTCGACGCGCGCGCTCATCGAGGCCATGGGATCGGACGCGCAGATCACGCGCACATCGGAGTTTCCGGCTTCGGTTCAAGTAGAGGATATGCGCAAGGCGGTCGGTGCCGCCCGGCGTGAGTTCTTCACCTCCTCGGGCCATTATGCCAAGGACGTGGCGAAGTCGGCCGCCGAGAAGGTGGTGAACGAGAAGCTGGCGCAACTGCATCTGCAGAAACAGGAGCAGACGCTGCGGGAGAAGCTCGGCGTGAAGAACGGCGCGGGCAAGATGCCCACCATCGAAGCCGAGCGCAACATCGCTATTCTGGATGCCATGAGTCGCATCGGCGATCCCGATGAGCCAGCCGTCGACGAGATGTTCACGCGCATTTTCGGCGATATCGCCATTGATGCCGAGAAATGCTCCGGTTGCGGCATGTGCGTCATGTTTTGTCCCACTGATGCCCTGCGCAAGGCGGTCGATCGCCATCCGGACGAGGGCAAGGCGTACCTGGAGTTCCAGGTCTCCGACTGCGTTCAGTGCAACCTGTGCGCCGATGCCTGCTTGAAGAAGTGCATCGAGATCGTACCCGTCGTCTCCATGGAAGAGCTGTTCGATTTCGAGCCGCGCCTTGTGGAGATTTCCGCCGCTAAGAAGGGCAACAAGCTCTTCAATCGGAACAAGTAG
- a CDS encoding amino acid ABC transporter substrate-binding protein: MKKLTKIAAAAAALCLGAALLAGCSGSNDAADNAADNGAAVNPDATTLIVGLDNAYPPYGFIGDDGNLTGFDIDLATEVAARNGWNLELEAIDWDAKDALLNQGTINCIWNGFTMEGREADYAFSKPYMHNEQVVVVKKDSGISSLDDLAGKNVMTQVDSAALDVLEGDQKDLADTFAGGKAQTIGDYNNAFMQLESGAVDAVACDLSIADYQMAAKPDMFVKLEPLSTENYAVGFAKEGDAAMVDAVNKTLKEMYDDGTIAKLCEKWGEYGISIDNWVLVD; this comes from the coding sequence ATGAAGAAATTGACGAAGATCGCCGCTGCAGCTGCGGCTCTGTGCCTGGGGGCCGCGCTTCTGGCCGGCTGCTCGGGTTCCAACGACGCGGCCGATAACGCGGCCGACAATGGCGCTGCCGTTAACCCCGATGCCACGACGCTCATCGTGGGCCTGGACAACGCTTACCCGCCCTATGGCTTCATCGGCGACGATGGCAACCTGACCGGCTTCGACATTGATCTGGCCACCGAGGTGGCCGCGCGCAATGGCTGGAACCTCGAGCTTGAAGCCATCGACTGGGATGCTAAGGACGCGCTGCTGAACCAGGGTACCATCAACTGCATCTGGAACGGCTTCACCATGGAGGGCCGCGAGGCCGACTATGCGTTCTCGAAGCCCTACATGCACAACGAGCAGGTCGTTGTGGTGAAGAAGGACTCGGGCATCAGCTCGCTGGATGATCTTGCTGGCAAGAACGTCATGACGCAGGTCGACTCCGCCGCCCTGGACGTGCTGGAGGGCGACCAGAAGGATCTGGCCGACACCTTCGCTGGCGGCAAGGCGCAGACCATCGGCGACTACAACAACGCCTTCATGCAGCTGGAGTCCGGTGCGGTGGATGCCGTGGCTTGCGACCTGTCCATCGCGGACTACCAGATGGCCGCCAAGCCCGATATGTTCGTGAAGCTCGAGCCCTTGTCCACCGAGAACTACGCCGTGGGCTTTGCCAAGGAAGGCGACGCGGCCATGGTCGACGCGGTGAACAAGACGCTGAAGGAGATGTACGACGACGGCACCATCGCCAAGCTGTGCGAGAAGTGGGGCGAGTACGGTATCTCGATCGACAACTGGGTACTGGTTGATTAA
- a CDS encoding amino acid ABC transporter permease, producing MEFSVMMGILMEGFALTAEIFLITLVGSLPLGVVVALARMSKFKPLAWLAQLYISILRGTPLMLQLMAIMFGPYYLFGLNMGSDWKFWACAIGFILNYAAYFAEIYRSGIQSIPRGQYEAAEVLGYTKVQTFMKIVLPQVIKRILPAMGNEVITLVKDTSLAFVLGIMEMFSAAKALAASEVSMVPYAIAALIYWVFCLLIEFILNRVEKRLDYYHD from the coding sequence ATGGAATTCTCGGTCATGATGGGGATTCTCATGGAAGGTTTCGCCCTGACGGCGGAGATCTTCCTCATCACGCTGGTGGGCTCGCTGCCTTTGGGCGTGGTGGTCGCTCTGGCGCGTATGAGTAAGTTCAAGCCGCTGGCGTGGCTGGCGCAACTCTACATCTCCATTCTGCGCGGCACGCCGCTTATGTTGCAGCTCATGGCCATCATGTTCGGGCCTTACTATCTGTTCGGCCTGAACATGGGCAGCGATTGGAAGTTCTGGGCCTGCGCTATCGGCTTCATCCTGAATTACGCCGCCTACTTCGCCGAAATCTACCGTTCGGGCATCCAGTCTATTCCGCGCGGCCAGTACGAGGCGGCCGAGGTGTTGGGCTACACCAAAGTCCAGACCTTCATGAAGATTGTGCTTCCCCAGGTCATCAAGCGTATTTTGCCGGCCATGGGCAACGAGGTCATCACGTTGGTGAAAGACACGTCGCTCGCCTTCGTGCTTGGCATCATGGAGATGTTCTCCGCTGCGAAGGCCTTGGCCGCCAGCGAGGTGTCCATGGTTCCCTATGCTATTGCGGCCCTTATCTACTGGGTGTTCTGCCTGCTCATCGAATTCATTTTGAACCGTGTCGAGAAGCGTCTCGATTATTACCACGACTAG